In Candidatus Promineifilum breve, one genomic interval encodes:
- the dhaR gene encoding dihydroxyacetone kinase operon transcriptional regulator DhaR, protein MHPTGIGIGHEALVAAWQAFMENGRAEEIAGGIDPAVVRSWRRCVYRFNPQSRPRPASISRNALYSIIRAQQDLITIATPFIEDIHQFTEGSRYAVALADGAGCLLIIGGDPTAVEQAGALGFSQGTYWSENSAGTNGLGLALMEAMPVQVVGAEHYFSYLHEFVTAAAPIHDVRGRVIGLLGMIGPRDPVTSHTLGLVMAAARAIGNQLQANWYLEEANQHLGQVNTILGAIVEGVIVWNQQGEIRHVNEQAANMLQINPRTVVGRPLADVVRLPPELVTAIDAGDEFRDVEVSLQALGRDVRCVVTLRPIFEAGAQPVSYVALLSPIEHVRQIAQQQYGAQTGLSIEDIQADSPGMRRVVRQSRTAARGAAPVLILGEGGVGKNLLARAIHNDGPRADRPFIDINCRAIPHELMTREILGREQDTNTRGQPSKFELADGGTLLLDQIENLTLELQAALLHVIETRHVTRLGSSQPIPVDVRIVGATTANLEELVAQGNFLSHLYYRFGVFKIDVPPLRERVEDIPLLAERFLARQTAREERPMWIEDEAVRFLTRYPWPGNVRELESALERAMSQSRDSVIRPGDLPEMVRNGRVLSGRHPLAQPVLSVDEAEREAIFRAGWACNGRVTEMAGLLGIGRSTLWRKMRQLEISPSIFKN, encoded by the coding sequence ATGCACCCGACCGGCATCGGCATCGGTCACGAGGCGTTGGTCGCCGCCTGGCAGGCGTTCATGGAAAACGGCCGGGCGGAGGAAATCGCCGGCGGCATCGACCCGGCCGTCGTCCGCTCGTGGCGGCGCTGTGTCTACCGCTTCAATCCCCAGTCACGGCCGCGCCCGGCGTCGATCAGCCGCAACGCGCTCTATTCCATCATTCGGGCGCAGCAAGACCTGATCACCATCGCCACACCCTTCATCGAGGACATCCACCAATTCACCGAAGGGTCGCGCTATGCCGTGGCCCTGGCCGACGGCGCGGGCTGCCTGCTCATCATCGGCGGCGACCCGACGGCCGTGGAACAGGCCGGCGCGTTGGGCTTCAGCCAGGGAACTTACTGGTCGGAGAACAGCGCCGGTACCAACGGGCTGGGGTTGGCCCTGATGGAAGCCATGCCGGTGCAGGTGGTGGGGGCGGAGCACTATTTCAGCTATCTCCACGAGTTCGTCACCGCCGCCGCGCCCATCCACGACGTGCGCGGCCGGGTGATTGGGCTGTTGGGCATGATCGGGCCGCGCGACCCGGTCACGTCCCACACGCTGGGGCTGGTCATGGCGGCGGCGCGGGCCATTGGCAACCAGCTTCAGGCCAACTGGTATCTGGAAGAGGCCAACCAGCACCTGGGCCAGGTCAACACCATCCTGGGGGCCATCGTGGAGGGCGTCATCGTCTGGAACCAGCAGGGCGAAATCCGCCACGTGAACGAGCAGGCGGCCAACATGCTCCAGATCAACCCGCGCACGGTCGTGGGCCGGCCGCTGGCCGACGTGGTACGGCTGCCGCCGGAACTGGTGACGGCCATCGACGCCGGCGACGAGTTTCGCGATGTGGAGGTGAGCCTCCAGGCGCTGGGGCGCGACGTGCGCTGCGTGGTGACGCTGCGGCCCATCTTCGAGGCCGGGGCGCAACCGGTCAGCTACGTGGCCCTGCTCAGCCCCATCGAACACGTGCGCCAGATCGCCCAGCAGCAGTATGGCGCGCAGACCGGCCTGAGCATCGAGGACATCCAGGCTGATTCGCCCGGAATGCGGCGCGTGGTGCGCCAGAGCCGCACGGCGGCCCGCGGCGCGGCCCCGGTGCTCATCCTGGGCGAGGGCGGCGTGGGCAAGAACCTGCTGGCGCGGGCCATCCACAACGACGGGCCGCGGGCCGATAGGCCGTTCATCGACATCAATTGCCGGGCCATCCCCCACGAATTGATGACCCGCGAGATATTGGGGCGCGAGCAGGACACCAACACCCGCGGCCAGCCCAGCAAATTCGAGTTGGCCGACGGCGGCACGCTGCTGCTCGACCAGATCGAGAACCTGACGCTGGAGCTACAGGCAGCGCTGCTCCACGTCATCGAGACGCGCCACGTGACCCGGCTGGGCAGCTCCCAACCCATCCCGGTTGACGTGCGCATCGTGGGCGCGACGACGGCCAACCTCGAAGAGCTAGTGGCCCAGGGCAACTTCCTGTCGCACCTCTATTACCGCTTCGGCGTGTTCAAGATCGACGTGCCGCCGCTGCGCGAACGGGTGGAGGACATCCCTCTGCTGGCCGAGCGCTTTCTGGCCCGGCAGACGGCGCGCGAGGAGCGGCCCATGTGGATTGAGGATGAGGCGGTGCGCTTTCTGACGCGCTACCCGTGGCCGGGCAACGTGCGCGAACTGGAGAGCGCGCTGGAGCGAGCCATGAGCCAGAGCCGCGATAGCGTCATCCGGCCGGGCGACCTGCCGGAGATGGTGCGCAACGGCCGCGTGCTGAGCGGCCGCCATCCGCTGGCCCAGCCGGTGCTGTCGGTGGACGAAGCCGAGCGCGAGGCCATCTTCCGCGCCGGGTGGGCTTGCAACGGCCGGGTGACGGAGATGGCCGGGCTGTTGGGCATCGGCCGCTCGACCCTGTGGCGCAAGATGAGACAGTTGGAAATTTCGCCGTCAATTTTCAAGAATTGA
- a CDS encoding inositol monophosphatase family protein has protein sequence MLNYQHTLDTAVAIAREAGALLMEGFGQVKQIERKSSAVDWVTQYDKASEALITGRLHAAFPDHALVGEEGTNTGDAGGYRWYIDPLDGTGNYAHGFPIFCVSMGLYHAGEPVLGVIYDPVLDECFTAIAGQGAYLDTAQGRRRLQVTAETELVAGLLATGFPYDVHTSPRNNLDYLGGFLVRAQGIRRPGSAALDVAYVAAGRLDGYWELKVYSWDMSAAILMVQEAGGRVTFLDGRPITLEHRFDVLVSNGLLHEQMLTVIRQTEAATAPIGA, from the coding sequence ATGTTAAACTATCAGCATACCCTCGATACGGCCGTCGCCATCGCCCGCGAGGCAGGCGCGCTCCTGATGGAAGGCTTCGGCCAGGTCAAACAAATTGAGCGCAAGAGTTCGGCCGTCGATTGGGTGACCCAATACGACAAGGCCTCCGAGGCGCTCATTACCGGTCGCTTGCACGCCGCCTTCCCCGACCACGCCCTGGTGGGCGAGGAAGGCACCAACACCGGCGATGCCGGCGGCTACCGCTGGTACATTGACCCACTCGATGGCACCGGTAACTATGCCCACGGCTTCCCCATCTTTTGCGTTTCGATGGGCCTCTATCACGCCGGCGAGCCGGTGCTGGGTGTCATCTACGATCCCGTGCTGGATGAGTGCTTCACGGCCATTGCCGGCCAGGGAGCCTATCTGGACACAGCGCAGGGGCGTCGGCGGCTACAGGTGACGGCCGAGACGGAACTGGTGGCCGGTCTGCTGGCGACGGGCTTCCCCTATGATGTCCACACCAGCCCGCGCAACAATCTGGACTATCTGGGCGGGTTCCTCGTGCGGGCACAGGGTATCCGGCGGCCCGGTTCGGCGGCCCTCGACGTGGCCTACGTTGCCGCCGGCCGGCTGGACGGTTATTGGGAATTGAAGGTCTATAGTTGGGATATGTCGGCGGCCATCCTGATGGTGCAGGAAGCGGGCGGCCGGGTCACATTTCTCGACGGCCGGCCCATCACGCTGGAGCATCGCTTCGATGTATTGGTCAGCAATGGCCTGCTGCATGAGCAGATGCTAACCGTCATCCGCCAAACGGAGGCGGCCACCGCTCCCATAGGAGCCTAG
- a CDS encoding alpha-ketoacid dehydrogenase subunit beta has translation MRELTYAEALREALRQKMTADERVFILGEDVGIYGGAFAVTAGLFNEFGENRVIDTPISEAAITGACVGAALTGMLPVGEIQFMDFVTLSMEQLVLQAAKIRFMFGGKATVPMVLRMPGGSGTGAAAQHSESLENWFVHVPGLKVVMPSTPYDAKGLLIAAIEDENPVIFVEHKLLYRTKGHVPEEMYRVPLSQSNVVRPGRDLTVIATSIMVSRAVEAAEKLAAEGIELEIIDPRTLNPLDEKPIVDSVIKTGKALVVHEAVQTGGFGGELVARIAASEAFDYLDAPVRRLAGLDMPIPYNRTLEYHTVPQVEAIVAEARRLARGEY, from the coding sequence ATGCGTGAGTTAACCTACGCCGAGGCGCTGCGCGAGGCGCTGCGCCAGAAAATGACGGCCGACGAGCGGGTGTTCATCCTGGGCGAAGACGTGGGCATCTATGGCGGCGCGTTCGCCGTCACCGCCGGGCTGTTCAACGAATTCGGCGAGAACCGGGTCATCGACACGCCCATCTCCGAGGCGGCCATCACCGGGGCCTGCGTCGGCGCGGCCCTGACCGGCATGTTGCCCGTGGGCGAGATCCAGTTCATGGATTTCGTCACCCTCAGCATGGAGCAACTGGTGTTGCAAGCGGCCAAAATTCGCTTCATGTTCGGCGGCAAGGCCACCGTGCCGATGGTGCTGCGTATGCCCGGCGGTTCGGGCACGGGCGCGGCGGCCCAGCACTCCGAAAGCCTGGAGAACTGGTTCGTCCACGTGCCGGGCCTGAAGGTCGTCATGCCCAGCACGCCCTACGACGCCAAGGGGCTGCTCATCGCCGCCATCGAGGACGAGAACCCGGTCATCTTTGTGGAGCACAAGCTGCTCTATCGCACCAAAGGCCACGTGCCGGAGGAGATGTACCGCGTGCCGCTGAGCCAGAGCAACGTCGTGCGGCCGGGGCGCGATTTGACCGTGATCGCCACGTCGATCATGGTGTCGCGGGCAGTGGAGGCGGCCGAGAAGCTGGCGGCCGAGGGCATCGAACTGGAAATCATCGACCCGCGCACGCTGAACCCGCTGGACGAGAAACCCATTGTCGATTCGGTCATCAAGACCGGCAAGGCGCTGGTCGTCCATGAGGCGGTGCAGACCGGCGGCTTCGGCGGCGAATTGGTGGCGCGCATCGCCGCCAGCGAGGCGTTCGACTATCTCGACGCGCCCGTGCGCCGGCTGGCCGGCCTGGACATGCCCATTCCCTACAATCGCACGCTGGAGTACCACACCGTGCCCCAGGTGGAGGCCATCGTCGCCGAAGCGCGCCGGCTGGCGCGGGGGGAGTATTAG
- the ptsP gene encoding phosphoenolpyruvate--protein phosphotransferase, whose translation MSHTVNGIPASPGIVIGPTWTFSPPRADVEAYTVANPGVEQLRVRAAVAAAVEQLAALEERARATIGDEEAEIFAAHQMLIEDDDLLADIHNLIETRHVNAEAAVHEIIEATAESMLELDDDYFRARSADMRDIGRRVIYALMGVTADVGRLPPEPSIIIADDLTPSDTVQFDPANVLGLATVRGGPTSHTAILARSLGIPAVVSAPVELGSLANDTPAILDGLSGRVTFFPTTDEVEEAQAQRRDFLERLAGDHATRLEPALTRDGVHVEVVANIGNAEDARRAIDNGAEGVGLFRTEFLYLDRDTLPGENEQIAAYRAVAEIIGDRPLVVRTLDIGGDKAVPYLGFAAEANPFLGWRGIRLIDHHADVLLGQFRALLQASVGADLRIMVPMVASVEEAVQARGILNEAQVALHAEGRPQAERVQFGVMIEVPAAALMADKLAEVVDFFSIGTNDLTQYTLAVDRTNERVAALATPFHPAVLRLIAQTIEKAHAAGKWVGLCGEFAADPAAVPVLLGLELDEFSMAPSAIPTVKAAIRRLDRAECRAIAQDVLNLPTAAAVREYLAAHS comes from the coding sequence ATGTCCCACACGGTAAACGGCATCCCCGCTTCGCCCGGCATCGTCATCGGCCCCACGTGGACCTTCAGCCCGCCGCGGGCCGACGTCGAAGCTTATACCGTCGCCAATCCCGGCGTCGAGCAGTTGCGCGTCCGGGCCGCCGTCGCCGCCGCTGTCGAACAACTGGCCGCGCTGGAAGAAAGAGCGCGGGCAACCATCGGCGACGAGGAGGCCGAAATCTTCGCCGCCCACCAGATGCTGATCGAGGATGATGACCTGCTGGCCGACATCCATAATCTGATCGAAACGCGCCACGTCAACGCCGAGGCGGCCGTCCACGAGATCATTGAGGCCACCGCCGAATCGATGCTGGAACTCGACGATGATTACTTTCGGGCGCGGTCGGCCGACATGCGCGACATCGGCCGGCGGGTCATCTATGCCCTCATGGGCGTCACCGCCGACGTCGGCCGGCTGCCGCCCGAGCCGTCGATCATCATCGCCGACGACCTGACGCCGTCCGACACCGTCCAGTTCGACCCGGCCAACGTGCTGGGCCTGGCCACGGTGCGCGGCGGCCCCACGTCGCATACGGCTATTCTGGCCCGCAGCCTGGGCATCCCGGCCGTCGTCAGCGCGCCGGTTGAACTGGGCAGTCTGGCGAACGACACCCCGGCCATTCTCGACGGCCTCTCCGGCCGCGTCACTTTCTTCCCCACCACGGACGAGGTAGAGGAGGCCCAGGCGCAGCGCCGCGATTTCCTGGAGCGATTGGCCGGCGACCACGCCACCCGCCTCGAGCCGGCCCTCACCCGCGATGGCGTCCACGTTGAAGTCGTGGCTAATATCGGCAATGCCGAAGACGCCCGCCGGGCCATCGACAACGGCGCGGAGGGGGTGGGCCTGTTCCGCACCGAGTTCCTCTACCTGGATCGCGACACGCTGCCCGGCGAAAACGAGCAGATCGCCGCCTATCGGGCCGTGGCCGAGATCATCGGCGACCGGCCGCTGGTGGTGCGCACACTCGACATCGGCGGCGACAAGGCCGTGCCCTACCTGGGCTTTGCCGCCGAGGCCAACCCGTTTCTGGGCTGGCGCGGCATCCGGCTGATCGACCACCACGCCGACGTGCTGCTGGGCCAGTTTCGCGCCCTGTTACAGGCCTCGGTCGGGGCCGATCTGCGCATCATGGTGCCGATGGTCGCCAGCGTGGAGGAAGCCGTCCAGGCGCGGGGGATATTGAACGAGGCCCAGGTCGCCCTGCACGCCGAGGGCCGGCCGCAAGCCGAGCGCGTGCAGTTCGGCGTGATGATCGAGGTGCCCGCGGCGGCGCTGATGGCCGACAAGTTGGCCGAAGTGGTCGATTTCTTCAGCATCGGCACCAACGACCTGACCCAGTATACGCTGGCCGTCGACCGCACCAACGAGCGGGTGGCCGCGCTGGCGACGCCGTTTCATCCGGCCGTGCTGCGCCTCATCGCCCAGACCATCGAGAAGGCCCACGCCGCCGGCAAATGGGTCGGCCTGTGTGGTGAGTTCGCCGCCGACCCGGCGGCCGTGCCGGTCTTGCTCGGCCTGGAGCTGGACGAGTTTAGCATGGCCCCGTCGGCCATCCCCACGGTCAAGGCCGCCATTCGCCGCCTGGACCGGGCGGAATGCCGGGCCATCGCCCAGGACGTCCTTAACTTGCCCACCGCCGCGGCTGTGCGAGAATACCTAGCGGCGCACTCGTAG
- a CDS encoding dihydrolipoamide acetyltransferase family protein: MAKEVIMPKFGFTQEESQIVEWLVKEGDKVDAGDPLLEVTTDKVNMEVEAPAAGIVAGISAAAGDIVPVTRVIAYILAPGEGLPQGAGEQGGRGAGETAVATAPLSSTAPSSATAPLSSTAPSSATATPIATRVAAASGVELSRVAGTGPGGRVTRQDVESFLAAPPAADGKARATPAARRLARESGIDLAAVAGTGPRRRIQADDIQAALDTTTPAAPPATQAVAGPATAIEPQRQPFSTMRRTIARAMQRSMQEAPHITFQADIDMTAIQNLVARANERRAADSDKMTLTAALTRAVAWALGRNPALNSHLGDDELLVWPVVNVGIAVALDDGLIVPVVKDVAATGIGRLSDEIRDLGRRARAGKLRPEELADATFTISNLGMFGVDRFTAIINPPQVAILAVGRANRLFVPGPDDQPVVRPICTMTLSADHRAIDGATAARFMGDLREVVENPALMVV; encoded by the coding sequence ATGGCCAAAGAAGTCATCATGCCCAAGTTTGGGTTCACCCAGGAAGAGTCGCAGATCGTCGAATGGCTGGTGAAAGAGGGCGACAAGGTGGATGCGGGCGATCCACTGCTGGAAGTGACCACCGATAAAGTCAACATGGAAGTCGAAGCGCCGGCGGCGGGCATCGTCGCCGGCATCAGCGCCGCCGCCGGCGACATTGTGCCGGTGACGCGGGTTATTGCTTATATATTGGCCCCTGGTGAGGGGTTGCCTCAGGGAGCAGGGGAGCAGGGGGGCAGGGGAGCAGGGGAGACAGCAGTGGCGACGGCCCCGTTGTCTTCAACGGCCCCGTCGTCCGCGACGGCCCCGTTGTCTTCAACGGCCCCGTCGTCTGCGACGGCCACGCCCATCGCCACGCGGGTGGCTGCCGCGTCCGGCGTCGAATTGAGCCGGGTGGCGGGCACGGGGCCGGGCGGCCGAGTGACGCGCCAGGACGTGGAAAGCTTCCTGGCCGCCCCGCCGGCCGCCGACGGCAAAGCGCGGGCCACGCCGGCCGCGCGGCGTCTGGCGCGGGAATCAGGGATCGATCTGGCCGCCGTCGCCGGGACGGGGCCGCGCCGGCGCATTCAGGCGGACGACATACAGGCCGCGCTGGACACCACCACGCCCGCCGCGCCGCCGGCTACCCAAGCGGTGGCCGGGCCGGCAACGGCCATCGAACCGCAGCGCCAGCCGTTCAGCACCATGCGCCGCACCATCGCCCGCGCCATGCAGCGCAGTATGCAGGAAGCCCCTCATATCACCTTCCAGGCCGACATCGACATGACCGCCATCCAAAATCTGGTGGCCCGCGCCAACGAACGCCGGGCGGCGGACAGCGACAAGATGACGCTGACGGCGGCGCTGACCCGCGCCGTGGCCTGGGCGCTGGGGCGCAATCCGGCCCTCAACAGCCACCTGGGCGACGACGAGTTGCTCGTGTGGCCGGTGGTCAACGTCGGCATCGCCGTGGCCCTCGACGATGGGCTGATCGTGCCGGTGGTCAAGGACGTGGCCGCCACGGGCATCGGCCGCCTGTCGGACGAGATCCGCGACCTGGGCCGGCGGGCCAGGGCCGGCAAGCTGCGGCCCGAAGAGCTGGCCGACGCCACCTTCACCATCTCCAATCTGGGCATGTTCGGCGTCGACCGCTTCACGGCCATCATTAACCCGCCCCAGGTCGCCATCCTGGCCGTCGGCCGGGCCAACCGGCTGTTCGTGCCCGGCCCGGACGACCAGCCGGTGGTGCGTCCCATCTGCACCATGACCCTGTCGGCCGACCATCGGGCCATCGACGGGGCCACCGCGGCGCGCTTTATGGGCGATCTGCGCGAGGTGGTGGAGAATCCGGCATTGATGGTAGTTTAA